The window CTTGTTGCCATCATGAGTAAAGGTAACCATATCAGGTAGTGCACCTGCCGTTACATTTTTAACAAAGGCCGGAGTTGCGCCTGAGATATCATAAAAAGCGATTTGTCCTGAGTCACCCGTAGTCTTGGCAGCCATTGCAACTGCCAATAGTTGGTTGTTTTCGTCAACTGCAATACTGTTTGCGTCGCCGGGTGTATTGTCGTTTAAGTTGATTGTCATGGCTGATGTTAAATTTGTAGCGGTAATAACACCTTCATTATTTTTGACCAGAGCGGCCGTATCAAAGCTGGTTGCTGGAATAACTTCAACCACAGCGGCACTGCCTGAACTATTAATGGCATATATCCATTTTTTGGATGCTTGGTAAGCGACAATTTCAGCGGCGCCTTCAGGGCTTTCTGCATTAAGCACTGCGCGTCCCACAAGACTTATTTCAAGCATGCTATTGGCGTTAGTGCCATCGGTTCCGTCTTGTCCGTTTGCCCCATCTTGGCCGTCGGAGCCATTTGAACCATTTTGTCCATCGTTACCATCTTGTCCGGCAACGCCTTGTTGCCCTTGCGAGCCTGTGGCGCCATCGTCACCATCAAGTGAACAGCCAGTGAGAAGAGAAAGCAAAGAGAGCGCGATAAGTGAGTGCTTAAACATAAAATATCCTGATTATTATTGTTAAAGCAGCTACTTAATCACAAAAATATGACTCTTATATGGCAATGAGGTTTCACAATTATTGTGAGAAATTCATTGATATCACTGAGCTGGAAGTAATGCCATTCAAGCGTTTGTACCATCGGCATCAAAGGATGATCAGGCAAAAGTTGGTATTGCGGTTGGTGCAATTAGGTACAGGCAAAAAATATACAATAATTTTGCAAATTTGATGAACTTTTATTCAATCCTGTTCGTAAGGGTTAGCTATGGGTGACAAAAGTCATTCTTTTTAACCGAGTCTACAGGATGAGTATAATGAAAAAGCTTATAGTAAGTGCCAGCTTCATGCTTCTTATGGCATGCAGCGATAATGACGATAACGATACTGTTACACCTCCGCCACCGCCGCCAGCCCAAGAGTTTTCAGCGACTAAGACCTTTGAATTGATGTTATCAGGAAAGCAAGAAGTGCCGATGAATACGTCAATGCAAACCGCTTCCGCAACAGTTGAGCTTGATGAAAATCTGATGCAACTCAGAGCAACACTCGACTACAGCAACGTCGAAGGTTTTAGTGCTGCACATATTCACGATGGTGATTTGGGGGCGAATGGCGATGTGGCATTCGCCTTTGAAGCATCAGATGACAATAAAGTGAGTATTCCGATCACAGATCTGTCTGAGGATCTAATTGAGGATATGTTGGATGGTGATTGGTATATTAATCTACACACCGAAGCCTTTCCAAACGGCGAGTTACGCGCTCAGATTGTGCCTGACACGGTAAGCGTGATCACGTTTAAATTAGATGGCTCACAACAGGTGCCAATGAATGAAAGTAGTGCCATGGGGTATGGTTATGCGTCATACGACAGCACCGATGGCGAGCTTTACCTTCGCGCGGTGACTATGGGCGTTGATGATGCCACAGCTGCACATATTCACACGGGCCGCATTGGTATGAACGGCGATGTACTTGTGGTGTTAGAGCAGGACGACGAAGTAATGACAGACTGGGTAACGCCAGATGACACGATGATCGACGAAGCGACGTTGAATGTTTTGCTCTCGGGTGGACACTACGTCAATGTTCATACGCCAGAGATGCCAAACGGTGAGATCCGCGGCCAAATCCTGACGGACAATTACACAGTTGCGACATTTGACTTATCCGGCAAACAGGAAGTTCCAGCAGTAGCAACAATGGCGTCAGGGGATGGCTACGCATTGGTTAACATGAACGATTATGAAGTTGAACTTCGTGTAGTGACAATGGGTGTTGAGGATGCAACGGCGGCACATATTCATACCGGCCGGATCGGCATGAATGGTGATGTTTTAGTGGGCCTTGAGCAAAGCACCGATGATATGAATGTATGGATGACGCCAGACAACACTATGATAAATGCTGAGATTTTTGCGGTGCTCGCATCGGGTGGTCACTATGTTAATGTCCATACTCCTAGCAATCCCAGTGGTGAGCTACGTGGCCAAATTCTTACCAGCAATTATGCGCTCGCTACATTTGCGCTATCAGGACAGCAAGAGGTTCCTGCGGTATCGACCATGGCGTCAGGGGACGGCTACGCACTGGTTAACACAAACGATTATGAAGTTGAACTTCGTGTAGTGACAATGGGTGTTGAAGATGCAACGGCGGCACATATTCATACCGGCCGGATCGGCATGAATGGTGATGTTTTAGTGGGCCTTGAGCAAAGCACCGATGATATGAATGTATGGATGACGCCAGACAACACTATGATCAATGCTGAGATTTTTGCGGTGCTCGCATCAGGTGGTCACTATGTTAATGTCCATACCCCTAGCAATCCCAGTGGTGAGCTACGTGGCCAAATTCTTACCAGCAATTATGCGCTCGCTACATTTGCGCTATCAGGACAGCAAGAGGTTCCTGCGGTATCGACCATGGCGTCAGGGGACGGCTACGCACTGGTTAACACAAACGATTATGAAGTTGAACTTCGTGTAGTGACAATGGGTGTTGAGGATGCAACGGCGGCACATATTCATACCGGCCGGATCGGCATGAATGGTGATGTTTTAGTTGGCCTTGAGCAAAGCACCGATGATATGAATGTATGGATGACGCCAGACAACACCATGATCAATGCCGAGATTTTTGCAGTGCTCGCATCGGGTGGTCACTATGTTAATGTGCATACACCAGCAAATGCGAGTGGTGAGCTACGTGGCCAGATCCTCACTGACAACTACACTTTGGTAGCGTTTCCATTGAGTGGCGAGCAAGAAGTCCCAGTCGTTACAACCACAGCCACAGGTAGTGGATATGCTTTGGTAAATCGAAACGGCTTCGACCTTGAATTACAAGTCCTCACCTCAGGTGTTGCCGATGCAACGGCTGCGCATATACATACTGGTATTGCTGGTGAAAACGGCCCTGTTTTACTAACGTTAATGCAAGATAGTAGTGATGCCAATCGCTGGATGGCTCCGGCCAATGCAGCATTGACAGCGGAAATATTTGCGATTCTGGCTGGCGGTGGTCACTACGTGAATGTGCATACACCAGCAAATCCAAGTGGTGAGTTAAGAGGCCAAATAGTTAATTAACCTGAGGTTTGGATAAGGAATGTTCCAACTCATTGTTTCTAAAGAACAGCTTAGTTTTTTCCTTCTCTAGCCAGAGAGTTTTAGGGAAAACAAGGCGAATTTACGCACCAATAGCTGGCTATTGGAAGTGAATTCAACGCAGTTAGCGCTAAAACTGGCTGCTAGAAAGGCATTAATTATCCGCAGCTCAGGTTAATTAATGGCTTAGATAATTATCTCGCATCTAAGAGTCTGTTAACTGCAGGCTCTTTTTCTTTATATTCAAATTACACAACCATTATCCAGTCAAGGGAGTTATATTTAGTTAAAAATATGTAACTAAAAAATCATGATTTGTTCCCGTAATCGTAATACAAAGCGTCTAGCGTAAGCCTTCTTTAAAATAATAATGGTATTACAATGAATAAGATAAGCGTTTGTTCTGCGATCGTAGCTGCATTATTACTGAGTGCATGTGATGATGATTCTGTGGAGGTTGTGCAGGTTGAAAAGCCGGTGATCACAACGGAGACTGAAATAAAAGTCGTTGAAGTTCCGGTAATTGTGGAAGTGCCAGCAGGTAGCGCAAGTGCCATGCAAGTGGGCACACGGCCTGATTTCTTGATTCAAGATATGGAAGACAGTGCACTCAAAACTAAGCTTGAGCAGTGTGCTAACGGACCTTTTTATAAAACAGACTTTTCAATTGGGCACCGTGGTGCGCCAATGCAGTTTCCTGAACACACCAAAGAATCTTATATTGCGGCAGCTAAAATGGGTGCTGGGATTTTAGAGTGTGACGTTGCTTTTACCAAAGACAAAGAGCTGGTTTGTCGCCATTCACAATGTGATTTACACACTACAACAAATATTTTAGCAACGGATTTAGGCCAAAAATGTACAACACCATTTGTACCAGGCGATCCTGAAAATGGAATTGCAGCCCAAGCTATGTGTTGTACCAGCGACATTACTTTGGCTGAGTTTAAGACATTAAAAGGTAAAATGGATGCCGCGAACTCAATGGCTACAACTGTAGCGGAATATATGGATGGCACGGCAAATTGGCGCACCGATTTATATTCGAGCCGTGGCACTTTAATGACCCATGCCCAGAGTATTGAGTTATTTAAAAGTTTAGGCGTGAAAATGACGCCAGAGCTGAAGACTCCGTCTGTCGCCATGCCTTTTGACGGTTTTACACAAGAAGCCTACGCACAAAAAATGATTGACGAATATAAAGCCGCAAATGTAGATCCAAAAAATGTCTGGGCGCAGTCATTTAATCGTGACGATGTCGTCTATTGGATAAAAGAAAATCCAGAGTTTGGTGCACAGGCAGTGTATTTGGACGACAGATACGAAGCGCAAGCAGTAGACAATGAAACCATGGTATCAGCAGAGCAAATCGTGCATAACCCAGAGCTACTTTCACCAACGATGGAAGAGCTTGCAGCGGATGGTGTTAACATTATCGCACCGCCACTTTGGATGTTATTAACCGAAGAAGGGGGGAAAATCGTTCCCTCACCATATGCCAAAGCTGCAAAAGCAGCAGGGCTTGGGATCATCACTTGGACACTAGAGCGCTCTGGTCACTTAGCCAGCGGTGGTGGTTGGTATTATCAAAGCATCAACGGCAGTCTGTCAGGTGAGGCGATGATAGATAACGATGGTGATACCTTTAAAGTACTAGATGTATTGGCCAAAGAGGTTGGCGTAATCGGCGTATTCTCTGATTGGCCAGCAACGACCACTTACTACGCAAGCTGCATGGGCATGCCTGCCAGTATTTAATATTATGTAAAAAAGGAGGGGAGCACTTCCTCCTTTAATCTATTTTTTGATAAATTATGGAAAGGTTGGTAAAAAGTCAAAAAGATACTGATAAGTAGGCGCTAGAGATTTGGTATTGGTTGTAACGCTATCAAGAGCGGTATTAAATGCTTCTAGTTGGTGTAAAACGAGCTTTTGTTGGGCGAGTAATTGTGTTTCTAGCGCCTTTAGTCTTAACTGAGATGCTAATATGTCTTGTTCATCAGTATAGCTGTTGAGATTGTCTAATTCTTCTGTGTACGCATTTTGAATTTTGTTCAAGTAATCAACGTATTTCTCGTTGATAGCTTCAATCCATTTCTTGCTTGCAGCTGTCTTTTCGTCTTTGAGCGTTAAAAGTAAAGCTTTCAGATGTGGTCGTTCTTCAGCTTTAGCATAAAATGCTTGGACTAAATTGCTTCCTAAAGTGGCGAGTTTTGTGTCAAATTGTAGCGCCAATGTCTTTTCTGGTTGAGTCGATTTGGATTCGGAAAAGCTTTGGAACTTAAACTGCTCAGGTGTTTTTCCCTGTAA is drawn from Pseudoalteromonas sp. NC201 and contains these coding sequences:
- a CDS encoding CHRD domain-containing protein — translated: MKKLIVSASFMLLMACSDNDDNDTVTPPPPPPAQEFSATKTFELMLSGKQEVPMNTSMQTASATVELDENLMQLRATLDYSNVEGFSAAHIHDGDLGANGDVAFAFEASDDNKVSIPITDLSEDLIEDMLDGDWYINLHTEAFPNGELRAQIVPDTVSVITFKLDGSQQVPMNESSAMGYGYASYDSTDGELYLRAVTMGVDDATAAHIHTGRIGMNGDVLVVLEQDDEVMTDWVTPDDTMIDEATLNVLLSGGHYVNVHTPEMPNGEIRGQILTDNYTVATFDLSGKQEVPAVATMASGDGYALVNMNDYEVELRVVTMGVEDATAAHIHTGRIGMNGDVLVGLEQSTDDMNVWMTPDNTMINAEIFAVLASGGHYVNVHTPSNPSGELRGQILTSNYALATFALSGQQEVPAVSTMASGDGYALVNTNDYEVELRVVTMGVEDATAAHIHTGRIGMNGDVLVGLEQSTDDMNVWMTPDNTMINAEIFAVLASGGHYVNVHTPSNPSGELRGQILTSNYALATFALSGQQEVPAVSTMASGDGYALVNTNDYEVELRVVTMGVEDATAAHIHTGRIGMNGDVLVGLEQSTDDMNVWMTPDNTMINAEIFAVLASGGHYVNVHTPANASGELRGQILTDNYTLVAFPLSGEQEVPVVTTTATGSGYALVNRNGFDLELQVLTSGVADATAAHIHTGIAGENGPVLLTLMQDSSDANRWMAPANAALTAEIFAILAGGGHYVNVHTPANPSGELRGQIVN
- a CDS encoding glycerophosphodiester phosphodiesterase family protein — translated: MNKISVCSAIVAALLLSACDDDSVEVVQVEKPVITTETEIKVVEVPVIVEVPAGSASAMQVGTRPDFLIQDMEDSALKTKLEQCANGPFYKTDFSIGHRGAPMQFPEHTKESYIAAAKMGAGILECDVAFTKDKELVCRHSQCDLHTTTNILATDLGQKCTTPFVPGDPENGIAAQAMCCTSDITLAEFKTLKGKMDAANSMATTVAEYMDGTANWRTDLYSSRGTLMTHAQSIELFKSLGVKMTPELKTPSVAMPFDGFTQEAYAQKMIDEYKAANVDPKNVWAQSFNRDDVVYWIKENPEFGAQAVYLDDRYEAQAVDNETMVSAEQIVHNPELLSPTMEELAADGVNIIAPPLWMLLTEEGGKIVPSPYAKAAKAAGLGIITWTLERSGHLASGGGWYYQSINGSLSGEAMIDNDGDTFKVLDVLAKEVGVIGVFSDWPATTTYYASCMGMPASI